ATCGAGACGATTGACCGGATCACCACGCATGACAACCCGACCTACGAAAAGCATGGTGTTATTCATTATGCTGTAGCCAACATGCCGGGCGCCGTAGCCAGAACCTCCACCATGGCATTGACCAATGTAACGGCACCCTATGGACTGAGAATAGCAAGTAAAGGACTTCGGTCTGCCGCACGTCATGATCAAGCACTTGCCAAGGGCATTAATGTCATCGACGGCAAGGTAACCTACGAAGCGGTTGCGGCGGCCCATGGGTATGCTTATACCAGCATTGACGATTATTTGCTGGCATAGAAATAATATGTTTTAAGCATGTAGAGCCATTTTTCAAATTTGACACGATACCGGGGTTTATGAAGTAAACCTTAGGAGTGGCTTTCCTTGGCCGGCGTGGACAAAGTTGAAAAATGGCTTTTGTATGTTGCCTTACTGTTCCTACCACGAGTTCGCCTTCGCCTAGTTCAACATGAACAGGAGGTTATGTAGTTCGGCTTCCTGCAAATGCCTCCATTTCCCCCGTTCCAGTTGATCCAGTGTAATATTCATAATCCGGATACGCTCCAGCTTCAGCACTCTGTACCCCAAGGCTTTACACATTCTGCGGATTTGCAGATTAAGGCCCTGTGTCAAAATAATGCGAAATACATCTTCGCTTTGCCTATAGACCTTGCATGGTTTGGTTATGACGTCCAGGATTTCAACACCTTGAGACATCGCTTGCATAAATTCGTCCGTAACGGGTTTGTCCACAGTCACCACATATTCTTTCTCATGATGATGTTCTGAACGCATCATTTTGTTCACAATATCTCCGTCGTTCGTAAGTAAAATCAAACCTTCAGAGGCCTTATCCAGCCTTCCAATGGCAAAAATGCGCGATGGATAGTTAACAAACTGAATAATGTTTCCCGCGACATGTTCTGCTGCCGTACAGACAATACCGATAGGTTTATTGAGAGCCAGGTAAACCGCTTCCCTATCCTGATGAGGAATTTCCTTCCCATCTATTAACACAATATCGTACAGTTCAACGTCCGCCCCTTTTTCACACACCTTGCCATTGATCGTGATGCGTCCGGCTGCAATCAATCGGTTGGTTTCTCTGCGCGAGAAAACTCCCGTTTCGCTTATATATTTGTTAATTCGCATGCTCCACCGCTTCTCATGTGTAATATTGCCACAGGTTCATTTGTTAGTTGATATTCTCTTTTCCTTGATTTTTGCGGAATGTTGCATAAAATGATTAATTTCGATAATCCATCAGAGAGGCAGACTTATGTCGAAAATATTTCCTTTAAACTGACGTCTCTTTCAGGTTCTTCACATTGCTCCTCTGGCGGTTCTAGCTGGGGAGATTCGCCAGCAGGGAACTCTTCTGGCGGATCGAAGTGGTAACCGGGGAGCAGCAAGCCTAGTAAAAATCCTGCGACATGTTCTCTTCGTCTGCAACAGCCTGTATCTCCTCCGATCCGATGCTGATGAAGCGGTAACCGTCCGCTGTCTGCTTCTTCAGCGCGCGTTCTTTGATGAACTTGGGGCTGGCTTCGCCGCCATCTTCGTCATACACTAGCAGAATGCCATCGGTCTTGCGGAGTAACAGATCGTCTCTGGCCGTAAATTGCCACGGCCCCTGATAGGGGCTCTTGCTGACAGGCGCATAGAAGTCTACCCCCTTCATCAATTCCTGAAAATAAGCTTTTTTATCGTCTTTCCATTGCGCCTCGGGATTCTGATAGGCGGTCAGAATAGAGCATCTCAGGTGAGGGTATCGGGACTTTAGTTCTATAGCTGCTTCAACGGCCCACAGGTCCACGCCATACTGACCGGGCGTGATAACCCACTGAAGACCTTCCTCGAGCAGCGGAATCAAGCGGTTGGCAATCGCTTGACGTATATAAGGAATGCCTTGGTGTTTGTTGTTGTAAATACCGAGTTCATGAGCTCGATATCCGGTAACAAGAATGTTTTCCAATTGTGCACACTCCCTGACAAAGAATAGGTCTAGTGTACCGTTTTCTGAAAAATTGATCAATATTTGTCGCAGATCGTATAGAATGGGATGAGTAATCTTGGAATACATATTTTAGGAGGAAATTCGATTGAAGAAGTGGACAGCAGTATTACTAGGGGCAATTTTGGTAATGAGCATGACAGCATGCGGAAAGGACAACAAAGCAGCAGACGACGCTGCAACACCGCCAGCAGCGGAACAAGGGACGAGCGAGACGCCGCCTGCTAAAGAAGAACCGAAGAAGGATGCTCTTCCAACTGCTGACGAGCTTCTTCAGAAGGCGGCTGAAGCTTCTAAGAATTTGAAGAGTTTTGCGATGAAAGCCGATGTTAAACAGCATATCGTAGTTGAAGGCGAAGAGAAGCAGGAGCAAGATGTTAATATGGCGCTTGATTCGGAACTTACGCTCGAGCCGGTGGAGATGATGCAGAACATCGTGATGGATTCTCCGGAAGGCAAGATCGAGATGAAGCAGTATATAACGGAAGACGGTATCTACATGCTTATGGATGGTCAATGGATGCAGGTTCCGAAGGAATCGGAGCAGGAGATCCGCGACAGCCTGGATCCGAGCAGTGCAAGTCCGGAGCAGCAGTTAGAGCAGTTCAAGACTCTCGCTAAGGACTTCAAAGTAACGGAGGACGGAGACTCATACGTTCTGACGGCGGATGTCTCCGGCGACAATCTGAAGGAGCTTGCCAAGTCCATGATGAGCCAAGCGGGCAACGATCCGCAGATGGAAGCCATGATGGATCAAATGGATATCAAGAGCATCCATATTGTTTATGGCGTACAGAAGGAATCTTACCTGCCTGTAACAACCGATTTGGACATGGTAATGGCAATGGAAGCCGAAGGTCAGAAGGTATCCTTGGATATGAAAATGAAGAGTACTTACTCCAAGCATAACGAAATCAGCAAGATTGAAGTGCCGAAGGAAGCATTGAACGCGGAATAATGCTATTTGACTGATGAAATAAGCGGAATATGAAATTTATGATATTCCACAATGAACAGGCTGCCCCGGTTCTGTAGATGCCTACAGACCGGGGCAGCCTTATTTGATGAACTTCAGTCTCGGATAGAAGTTCTGATAGGTTAGGGTAGTGAAAGCTTAGTCCTGATGTTTATCGACTTCCACAATGACGCTGCCAAACAGCTGACCGTTAATGGAGACCATAATACGCCATAGTCCTGGCGAAGGCAGCGACATGGAGGTTGGTACCGCTGCATCAGCACCGTTTATCGAGGAAGGCCGTAACCCGGCAACCTCAAAGACATCGATGATCTCGGAGGTGTTTCTTTTTACTGCCGTAATGCGCAAGTCACCCGTTAATTCCTCGTCACGGCCCCAGAAATGCCACATGTATTTGTTTGGTTTATCTGCAATCAAAGGAGGATGAATAAAACCTAAACGACCTTCCACACCAGTCATGGCATAATTGCCGGATCTAAAGCTCGGACTTGGCTCCCAGTTGCTGTCCGGCACATCGATCACGATATCGCCGTATTTCTCCTGATCCACCATCACGTCGAAACGCCATAAACCTGCCAGTGGTATGCCAAAGCGGGAAGAGACTCGGGTGAAGTTATCATAAGCCATATCGGAGGTGATCTCCGTCTCGGCAAGCTCCTCAAGCGTAGTTCCCGTATCCCGGTGTACGGCGGTTATGTGGATCGTTTTCCCTTCAAGCTCTTGGACCGGGGTTAGCAGATTCCACCAGGCACCGGCCGGAGAGCCCGCGGCATAATCCCCACCCGGAAATGCCTGAAGTTTATCCACCCCTTCCTCCGTGTATACGCTGCGGGGAGTCCACTTGGCAGCATATCCCAAGCCCTGGATCGGGATCATCCGTTGAAGCGCAGGGGACTCGCGCCATCCCCATACCGCCGCTATTAGAAGAATCATGAATGCACTTGCGGTTATACGCAGACGAGTTGGAGATTTCCGCTTTTTTCGACCCTTCTTTACAGAGCCGTTAGCAGCGCTGTTCATTACACTGGATTTCATCTTCTCGGTGAACATCGGCTCGTTGAATGGAGAAGAAGCGAGTTCCTGTATCCAATCGGGCGGCAGCTCTTGTTCGGTCTTCACTGGACATCCTCTCCTTTCAACAGCTTCTCCATTCGGGCGCGAGCCCGGTGCAGTCTGGATTTGATCGTTCCTTCGGATATGCCGAGCAGCTCCGCCATTTCTTTTCGCGGCAGCTGGTAATGGGATTCAAGGATGAGCACCTCTCGGTATTTGGGTGGCAGCTCCATCACGTATTTCCAAATCTGCGATACGGCAGCAGCATCCATAAACTCTTTTTCCGCAGAGGGTTCAGTCTGCTTGGAGGTTACCCAGCCGGTTAAAGACACCCTCGTCATAAAGGAAGATTTGAGATAGTTCAGGGAAAGGTTGCGGGTGATGGTTAACAGCCATGTTTTTACAGAACTTCGGCCCTGAAACTCATTCCAGTGCTTAAATGCACTCAAGAATACGTCCTGGCTGATATCATCAGCCGCATCTTTGCGTTTTGTTAGGAAGAACGCATAGTTCCACACGTCCTGGCCGAAGGACTCCATTAAATCGCTCAGCACCGTGCTTGCTTCATTTACGGCCACCATTTGTTTCAGGTACTCCAATCACATCACCTCAAATATTAGACAATTGAACATAGGATTGGTTCCCAGATTCCCCCCAAAAAATTGAAACAATTTAACGTGCAAATCGTTGTAATGAGTAACAGGTATGCAAGGAATCGAGGAAGGGGGAAGGCGTATGCATTTATATTTTAAGGATAACTTTTTTAGCTCGGGTATAACAGATATTATGGATAGGGAAGGCAGTGTAATAGGAAGTCTGGATTTGAAGAGTGCTTTCGGTTCCTCGCTGGACGTGTATAACGCTACGGGAGATCCGGTATGCAGCGGCTCGTTTCGTTTCTTCTCCAACAAGTGGCATATCGTGAGCGGCAGCGGGGAAGAGCTGGGCGTGCTGCGTATGCGTATGAGCTTTTTTACGAAAAAATTTGAATACAACGCGGGATCGCGGGGCGTATATGAGATCACTTCGCCTGCTTTTTCCAATGAATATGAAATAATGGATGGTACCGGAAGGGGAATCGCCCATTTTTCCCGTATTAGCGGCTGGCTTCAGGCCGGAGCCTATCTGCTGGAGAATGAGAGCGACGTCCTTGGAGATTGGGAACTCGTGACCGTGGTGATGGGCATTCACCAAATACGCAAACGCAACAACAGCGCTGCCGCATCGAGCTCTCATTAAGTTTTAGGTTAACCCAGAATAAGACGATGATAGGAGGAGTCAGAATGAACGAAGTCAGCGATCATCTCGATTATGGATTGACTGTTGTTTTTATCGGATTTAATCCTAGTTTACGATCGGGGGAGGTCGGACATCATTATGCCAACCCCCGCAACAATTTTTGGAGGATTCTGCATAAATCCGGGTTGACCCCTCGCTTATATGATGCCTCGGAGGATGGGGAATTGCTTAAACTGGGGTATGGGTTTACCAATATTGTGGCCAGGCCTACACGGGGGGCCGAAGACATTACCCGCGAAGAGTACAAACTCGGAAGAGAAACGCTGCGGGAGAAGCTGGCGGAGTACAGACCGGAGGTTGCTTGCTTTGTCGGCAAGGGCGTGTACACCGAATTTAGCGGTAAAGCAAAAGCGGATTGGGGAATTCAGCAGGACTCCGTCGTGGACGGCGTTCATGAGTTTGTTGCTCCTTCTTCCAGTGGACTGGTACGAATGCCCATGGATGAGATTATCGAAATTTATCGACGATTGCATGATTTTATATCGAGGCATGAGTTCTGAACAGAGGAGTTGGACAAGAACGATTCATAAGGATCATGAAAAAGAGGAGCGTCCAGGAGACCCGATTTGTCGGACTCCTGGTGCTCCTCTTTGAACATAGAATACATAAGCTTTCAGCGGAAGCTAAATCTTCTGATTACCGCAAGAAAATTCTATTTGTAGTTTTTCTTCTATTGGAAGTACATCTATTGAGAATATACTTTAGGGTTAGGTCGCCATATTATGGACGCTTCAACAGTGCAGGATCGATCCGCGGCACAAGCCCTTCATCGGCTGCGCGGTTCAGCAGGGCGGAAATTGCTGCATAGCCGTCTTCGCCCAGCTCTGCGGTAAATGGATTGACATACAAGTCGATGTGGGCATCGGCGACATCCGGGTCCATTTCCTGAGCGTGTTGGAGGACATACGCCCGAGAGTCCTCAGGATGTTCCCAGGCATATTCGACAGAAGAGCGGATCCAGTTCGAAATGCTTGCCAGATCCAGCGACCTCCGGGCCACAATCGCCCCCAGAGGAATAGGCAGATTTGTATCGGATTCCCACCAGCTGCCCAGATCCGTCATCAGCTTCAATCCGTAGGATGGGTACGTGAATCGCGCTTCGTGAATGACAAGCCCGGCATCGATCGCTCCATCCCGGACAGCCGGCATAATCTGATCGAACGGCATCACCACGATTTCGCCGAGTCCCCCGGGTACGTTCTGTGCGGCCCACAGACGGAACAACAGATAAGCTGTGGAGCGCTCACTTGGAACGGCTACCCGCCGGCCGGACAAATCTGCAGGGCTGGCTGGTGTTTTTCCGTCCGTGAGCTTGTCCGCCGTCAGAACGAGAGGCCCGCAACCGCGGCCGAGCGCTCCCCCGCAGGGCAGCAGGGCGTATTCATCCAGCACCCAGGGCAGCGCGGCATAGGATATTTTCAAGATGTCATGTTCCCGATCCTCGGCCGCCCAATGATTGGTGATATCGATATCCGCATAGGATACATCAAGCTCGGGAGCACCGGGAATAAGACCATGAACCCAGGCATGAAAGACAAATGTGTCGTTGGGGCAAGGGGAAAAAGCGATTTTCATCGTAACACCTCCGGTAGTAATGAACTTGCTGTCTCAAGCGCCTGCAGCGCCTCCTTGATCTTCCATGCGCCGCGGTCCCGCGGACCGACCTGATTGGATATGGAACGGATTTCAAGCACGGGCACACCGGCTGCATCGGCAGCGGTCGCCACGCCGAATCCCTCCATCGCCTCGGCTGCGGCGTCCGGCACCCGATGGAGGAGGCGTGCGGCCGTAGCTGCTGTTCCTGTCGTGGTGGAGACCGTCAGGACGGGCCCGAGGGTTACGGCTGCGCCAGCAATCTTTAAGGCCTCCGCAAGTTTGCGGGCAGAAGCTGGATCTGCCTGCACCCGATCCATTCCGAAGCCAAGCTCTTGGACGCTGCTGAAGCCGTCTTCGGTTTCAGAACCGAGATCAGCGGCAATGATGGTGTCCGCAATGACGATGGAGCTAACCTCAGCCTGGCCGGCAAATCCTCCGGCGATACCTGCGCTGACAACGAAATCATAGGTGCCTTGAATCAGCTGGCGGGCAGTCGCAGCAGCGGTAGCCGCGGGACCGACTCCACCCGCGATGACATCAAATCCATGTGCGCGCTTAAGCCCGCGTTGCACGGCTTCTTTTTCGGCATCGACTGCCGTAACAATAAGCACGCGCTTGGAAGACGGGGCTGGCAAGTTATGTGACTCGGTCATATCCACCGAGTTGGATTGGGTATGTTTCTGCATGTTATTAATCTCCTTATTGGCTGTAACGATAAACATCGTTATCCTTTTACGTTATAACGTTCTTGATGCGATGTAAAGTCTCGTGCATGTTAAGACTGGACTTTATGTGTAGCAGTAACTTTCCGATATAGAGTATAATGAACGGTAACTTACATACATCATGATTAGATTCGGAGGTTGGATAGCTTTGCGTAAGAAGGGTGCGAACGGACAAGAAAGCCGGGCTAGACTACTGATTGTCGCTGCCAATGAATTTGCAAAGTCAGGATACCATCAGACCAAGATCAGCACCATCGTTTCCCGGGCTGGATTGACGCAGCCGTCATTCTATTTGTATTTTGAAAGCAAAGAAGCCGTTTTCAAGGAGTTGGTGGAGAAATTTCGCTCTGAGCTCAAGATCCTGCTCGAGGGGAGCAGATTGGAAAGCGGAATTGATGAGGAGCATGTAACCGGTCGTTTGCAGAGCGTGCTGACGGGGTTGTTCGCGTTTCTTGGCAAAGATTCGGACCTGACACAAATTGGTTTTTTCATTGGGGATGACGCTGTCATCGTAAAGTCTGAAATGGTAGCCATGATTGAGCAAAATCTGAAAGCTGAGCAGCGGGACGGGTACTTTGACGGAGATTTAGATATGCACATCGTTGCGGAGTGCTTGGTTGGCGTCATTGAAAGACTAACCTCACAGCAGCTTCTGACAGGCAAGCGGACTCCTGAGGATCTTGCGCGTCACGTGGTAAGTTTATTTATGCACGGCATCAGCATTTATCCGGCTAAGCGGGCTACATAAGGCAATGAAATTTAATGTATAAAAATAAAGATAATTAAAATATCAGAAGCAGGCAGTGATATGGTTAGGGTTAACCGTGGACGGCCTGTTTTTTGCTGTTGACCAGAGCCGAATTCCAGCAAGGGTTTGATCTTTTTCAAAGAATTGCAGTATATTCATTATACGTTATGTAACCGATTGCAACTGGGAATGGCGAACGAAGGATCAAGGAATCGGGGGTTTTAATCATGAAGAAGATGATGCTGGTGTACGGTGCGCTTCTATTGGCTTTTCTTACCTATGTGTTCATGTACAGACTGGAGGACAAGCGTTCTTCTGCTTGGGAGGAAGGCGGCCTGCACGGCAGCATTGGGGAGAATTATGTCATGGTGACTTTTCAATCTGGCATGGAATATTGGAAAAATATTTTAAAGGGCTTC
Above is a window of Paenibacillus sp. FSL K6-1330 DNA encoding:
- a CDS encoding mismatch-specific DNA-glycosylase; its protein translation is MNEVSDHLDYGLTVVFIGFNPSLRSGEVGHHYANPRNNFWRILHKSGLTPRLYDASEDGELLKLGYGFTNIVARPTRGAEDITREEYKLGRETLREKLAEYRPEVACFVGKGVYTEFSGKAKADWGIQQDSVVDGVHEFVAPSSSGLVRMPMDEIIEIYRRLHDFISRHEF
- a CDS encoding futalosine hydrolase, with product MQKHTQSNSVDMTESHNLPAPSSKRVLIVTAVDAEKEAVQRGLKRAHGFDVIAGGVGPAATAAATARQLIQGTYDFVVSAGIAGGFAGQAEVSSIVIADTIIAADLGSETEDGFSSVQELGFGMDRVQADPASARKLAEALKIAGAAVTLGPVLTVSTTTGTAATAARLLHRVPDAAAEAMEGFGVATAADAAGVPVLEIRSISNQVGPRDRGAWKIKEALQALETASSLLPEVLR
- a CDS encoding DUF4871 domain-containing protein; the encoded protein is MKTEQELPPDWIQELASSPFNEPMFTEKMKSSVMNSAANGSVKKGRKKRKSPTRLRITASAFMILLIAAVWGWRESPALQRMIPIQGLGYAAKWTPRSVYTEEGVDKLQAFPGGDYAAGSPAGAWWNLLTPVQELEGKTIHITAVHRDTGTTLEELAETEITSDMAYDNFTRVSSRFGIPLAGLWRFDVMVDQEKYGDIVIDVPDSNWEPSPSFRSGNYAMTGVEGRLGFIHPPLIADKPNKYMWHFWGRDEELTGDLRITAVKRNTSEIIDVFEVAGLRPSSINGADAAVPTSMSLPSPGLWRIMVSINGQLFGSVIVEVDKHQD
- a CDS encoding TetR/AcrR family transcriptional regulator codes for the protein MRKKGANGQESRARLLIVAANEFAKSGYHQTKISTIVSRAGLTQPSFYLYFESKEAVFKELVEKFRSELKILLEGSRLESGIDEEHVTGRLQSVLTGLFAFLGKDSDLTQIGFFIGDDAVIVKSEMVAMIEQNLKAEQRDGYFDGDLDMHIVAECLVGVIERLTSQQLLTGKRTPEDLARHVVSLFMHGISIYPAKRAT
- a CDS encoding sigma-70 family RNA polymerase sigma factor — its product is MVAVNEASTVLSDLMESFGQDVWNYAFFLTKRKDAADDISQDVFLSAFKHWNEFQGRSSVKTWLLTITRNLSLNYLKSSFMTRVSLTGWVTSKQTEPSAEKEFMDAAAVSQIWKYVMELPPKYREVLILESHYQLPRKEMAELLGISEGTIKSRLHRARARMEKLLKGEDVQ
- a CDS encoding 1,4-dihydroxy-6-naphthoate synthase, which gives rise to MKIAFSPCPNDTFVFHAWVHGLIPGAPELDVSYADIDITNHWAAEDREHDILKISYAALPWVLDEYALLPCGGALGRGCGPLVLTADKLTDGKTPASPADLSGRRVAVPSERSTAYLLFRLWAAQNVPGGLGEIVVMPFDQIMPAVRDGAIDAGLVIHEARFTYPSYGLKLMTDLGSWWESDTNLPIPLGAIVARRSLDLASISNWIRSSVEYAWEHPEDSRAYVLQHAQEMDPDVADAHIDLYVNPFTAELGEDGYAAISALLNRAADEGLVPRIDPALLKRP
- a CDS encoding DUF1273 domain-containing protein, coding for MENILVTGYRAHELGIYNNKHQGIPYIRQAIANRLIPLLEEGLQWVITPGQYGVDLWAVEAAIELKSRYPHLRCSILTAYQNPEAQWKDDKKAYFQELMKGVDFYAPVSKSPYQGPWQFTARDDLLLRKTDGILLVYDEDGGEASPKFIKERALKKQTADGYRFISIGSEEIQAVADEENMSQDFY
- a CDS encoding DUF6612 family protein — translated: MKKWTAVLLGAILVMSMTACGKDNKAADDAATPPAAEQGTSETPPAKEEPKKDALPTADELLQKAAEASKNLKSFAMKADVKQHIVVEGEEKQEQDVNMALDSELTLEPVEMMQNIVMDSPEGKIEMKQYITEDGIYMLMDGQWMQVPKESEQEIRDSLDPSSASPEQQLEQFKTLAKDFKVTEDGDSYVLTADVSGDNLKELAKSMMSQAGNDPQMEAMMDQMDIKSIHIVYGVQKESYLPVTTDLDMVMAMEAEGQKVSLDMKMKSTYSKHNEISKIEVPKEALNAE
- a CDS encoding pseudouridine synthase, whose protein sequence is MRINKYISETGVFSRRETNRLIAAGRITINGKVCEKGADVELYDIVLIDGKEIPHQDREAVYLALNKPIGIVCTAAEHVAGNIIQFVNYPSRIFAIGRLDKASEGLILLTNDGDIVNKMMRSEHHHEKEYVVTVDKPVTDEFMQAMSQGVEILDVITKPCKVYRQSEDVFRIILTQGLNLQIRRMCKALGYRVLKLERIRIMNITLDQLERGKWRHLQEAELHNLLFMLN